In Misgurnus anguillicaudatus chromosome 5, ASM2758022v2, whole genome shotgun sequence, a genomic segment contains:
- the LOC129414540 gene encoding uncharacterized protein isoform X2, translating to MASMQDGVNFSTHPYSKVLLLGAIAAASAFVVTIIIVVLCVGCQRKGKTHNGPGEERKHRLMDMSILRQSKLRSIKSSKKNRPASMDLLLLPSRRSNSDLRSQGRQLPQIPSGEDGEHTYAEVGRRSSPTRGAEDARYGVGGRAGETDTPAPPAVPANTPAPPDPDGDCLEGGMPEPEALPQVVNTPPQPQETVEYACIRKVRRADKAAQKRDNGTDTEDGLGQQQRHSSGEIRHAPPTHQAPPPPHPHSQKMPRKNLDAFNVPSFPKEAVFMGNGEQYIWKPPEEDDIIFQHKQMGMLSSHMAENMAASAAGITEMYSKVCKTGKKKRGMPGSPPAPRDISGYRTLARVDRGDRDGGFSVVVKPQTWAPQEGKGSRVPPGCMEDHCYEAISTEETDLAYETMEGGGGWRRDRPPPNASATLRPKRKRPQQPLQQPPPPPPPPQQNPKLQHHTAKGLVIPGESLYESIPDLKQGSTTSSTTTIFTFNDGMEMYVTGL from the exons ATGGCCTCCATGCAGGACGGGGTGAACTTCTCAACTCATCCCTACAGCAAAGTACTGCTGCTGGGGGCCATCGCCGCAGCCTCTGCCTTCGTCGTCACCATCATCATCGTTGTCCTGTGCGTTGGCTGCCAGAG GAAGGGGAAGACGCACAATGGCCCTGGAGAGGAGAGGAAGCACAGACTCATGGACATG AGTATACTGCGGCAGTCCAAGCTGCGATCCATCA AATCTTCAAAGAAGAACCGTCCCGCCAGCATGGATCTACTTTTGCTTCCCAGCCGTCGCTCAAACTCAGACCTGCGTTCTCAGGGCCGCCAGCTGCCTCAGATCCCCTCTGGCGAGGATGGGGAACACACATACGCCGAGGTGGGCCGCCGTTCCTCTCCAACGCGCGGTGCTGAGGACGCCCGCTATGGCGTCGGAGGTCGAGCTGGAGAGACGGACACACCCGCCCCACCGGCAGTCCCTGCTAACACTCCAGCCCCACCTGATCCTGATGGAGACTGCTTAGAGGGTGGGATGCCAGAGCCAGAAGCCCTCCCCCAGGTGGTGAACACGCCCCCTCAACCCCAGGAGACAGTGGAGTACGCCTGCATCAGGAAGGTCAGGAGAGCGGACAAAGCGGCCCAGAAGAGGGACAATGGAACGGACACAGAAGACGGTCTTGGACAGCAACAACGACACAGCAGTGGGGAAATCCGACATGCCCCACCCACTCACCAAGCCCCGCCTCCTCCGCACCCACACAGTCAGAAAATGCCAAGGAAAAATTTGGATGCATTCAACGTTCCCTCTTTTCCTAAG GAGGCAGTGTTTATGGGAAATGGAGAGCAGTATATATGGAAACCTCCGGAGGAGGATGACATCATCTTCCAGCACAAGCAGATGGGTATGCTGAGCTCTCACATGGCAGAGAACATGGCAGCATCTGCAGCAGGG ATCACAGAAATGTATTCCAAGGTCTGCAAAACAGGCAAGAAGAAGCGAGGCATGCCCGGCTCACCCCCAGCCCCAAGGGACATCAGTGGTTATAGGACCTTGGCTCGCGTTGACCGCGGTGACCGTGATGGGGGTTTTAGCGTGGTAGTCAAACCCCAGACGTGGGCCCCGCAGGAGGGCAAAGGCTCCAGAGTTCCCCCTGGCTGCATGGAGGACCACTGCTACGAAGCCATCAGCACAGAGGAAACAGACCTGGCTTATGAGACCATGGAGGGTGGGGGCGGTTGGAGGCGTGACAGGCCTCCGCCCAACGCCAGCGCTACCTTGCGGCCCAAACGAAAAAGACCCCAGCAGCCCCTGCAGCAACCGCCTCCGCCCCCTCCACCGCCTCAGCAGAACCCCAAACTGCAGCATCATACGGCAAAAGGCCTGGTGATTCCTGGGGAGAGCCTGTATGAGAGCATCCCTGATCTGAAGCAGGGCTCAACCACCTCCAGCACAACCACAATCTTTACTTTTAACGATGGCATGGAGATGTACGTCACCGGCCTGTAG
- the LOC129414540 gene encoding uncharacterized protein isoform X1, whose product MASMQDGVNFSTHPYSKVLLLGAIAAASAFVVTIIIVVLCVGCQRKGKTHNGPGEERKHRLMDMSILRQSKLRSISKSDTKLHEMNRLNCNGKKSSKKNRPASMDLLLLPSRRSNSDLRSQGRQLPQIPSGEDGEHTYAEVGRRSSPTRGAEDARYGVGGRAGETDTPAPPAVPANTPAPPDPDGDCLEGGMPEPEALPQVVNTPPQPQETVEYACIRKVRRADKAAQKRDNGTDTEDGLGQQQRHSSGEIRHAPPTHQAPPPPHPHSQKMPRKNLDAFNVPSFPKEAVFMGNGEQYIWKPPEEDDIIFQHKQMGMLSSHMAENMAASAAGITEMYSKVCKTGKKKRGMPGSPPAPRDISGYRTLARVDRGDRDGGFSVVVKPQTWAPQEGKGSRVPPGCMEDHCYEAISTEETDLAYETMEGGGGWRRDRPPPNASATLRPKRKRPQQPLQQPPPPPPPPQQNPKLQHHTAKGLVIPGESLYESIPDLKQGSTTSSTTTIFTFNDGMEMYVTGL is encoded by the exons ATGGCCTCCATGCAGGACGGGGTGAACTTCTCAACTCATCCCTACAGCAAAGTACTGCTGCTGGGGGCCATCGCCGCAGCCTCTGCCTTCGTCGTCACCATCATCATCGTTGTCCTGTGCGTTGGCTGCCAGAG GAAGGGGAAGACGCACAATGGCCCTGGAGAGGAGAGGAAGCACAGACTCATGGACATG AGTATACTGCGGCAGTCCAAGCTGCGATCCATCAGTAAGTCAGACACCAAGCTTCATGAGATGAACAGACTCAACTGCAATGGCAAGA AATCTTCAAAGAAGAACCGTCCCGCCAGCATGGATCTACTTTTGCTTCCCAGCCGTCGCTCAAACTCAGACCTGCGTTCTCAGGGCCGCCAGCTGCCTCAGATCCCCTCTGGCGAGGATGGGGAACACACATACGCCGAGGTGGGCCGCCGTTCCTCTCCAACGCGCGGTGCTGAGGACGCCCGCTATGGCGTCGGAGGTCGAGCTGGAGAGACGGACACACCCGCCCCACCGGCAGTCCCTGCTAACACTCCAGCCCCACCTGATCCTGATGGAGACTGCTTAGAGGGTGGGATGCCAGAGCCAGAAGCCCTCCCCCAGGTGGTGAACACGCCCCCTCAACCCCAGGAGACAGTGGAGTACGCCTGCATCAGGAAGGTCAGGAGAGCGGACAAAGCGGCCCAGAAGAGGGACAATGGAACGGACACAGAAGACGGTCTTGGACAGCAACAACGACACAGCAGTGGGGAAATCCGACATGCCCCACCCACTCACCAAGCCCCGCCTCCTCCGCACCCACACAGTCAGAAAATGCCAAGGAAAAATTTGGATGCATTCAACGTTCCCTCTTTTCCTAAG GAGGCAGTGTTTATGGGAAATGGAGAGCAGTATATATGGAAACCTCCGGAGGAGGATGACATCATCTTCCAGCACAAGCAGATGGGTATGCTGAGCTCTCACATGGCAGAGAACATGGCAGCATCTGCAGCAGGG ATCACAGAAATGTATTCCAAGGTCTGCAAAACAGGCAAGAAGAAGCGAGGCATGCCCGGCTCACCCCCAGCCCCAAGGGACATCAGTGGTTATAGGACCTTGGCTCGCGTTGACCGCGGTGACCGTGATGGGGGTTTTAGCGTGGTAGTCAAACCCCAGACGTGGGCCCCGCAGGAGGGCAAAGGCTCCAGAGTTCCCCCTGGCTGCATGGAGGACCACTGCTACGAAGCCATCAGCACAGAGGAAACAGACCTGGCTTATGAGACCATGGAGGGTGGGGGCGGTTGGAGGCGTGACAGGCCTCCGCCCAACGCCAGCGCTACCTTGCGGCCCAAACGAAAAAGACCCCAGCAGCCCCTGCAGCAACCGCCTCCGCCCCCTCCACCGCCTCAGCAGAACCCCAAACTGCAGCATCATACGGCAAAAGGCCTGGTGATTCCTGGGGAGAGCCTGTATGAGAGCATCCCTGATCTGAAGCAGGGCTCAACCACCTCCAGCACAACCACAATCTTTACTTTTAACGATGGCATGGAGATGTACGTCACCGGCCTGTAG